GTCCCATCCGACCGCCCGGCGCGGGCGCTCTCGCGCCGGCAGGCGCGGACGTCGAGTCCACTGGAACGACGGGCGCCACCACCACGATGCGATCGATGACATCCGTCACTCCCGAGGTCGCGGTTACGATGGCCACCGCCCGGCGCCGATAGGCCACGTCTGGCACGGTACCCGATAACGTCATTCGTCCACCGTCTGCGTCAAGACCAAAGCGATAATTGCCGACGGAATCGTCCGCCGCAAGGGCGGCGTCGACGCGCTCGCGCAACTTC
This is a stretch of genomic DNA from Gemmatimonas sp. UBA7669. It encodes these proteins:
- a CDS encoding BON domain-containing protein; protein product: MDAGYGAIRLGRLVAAGLSLSALALLLGCESGEEKLRERVDAALAADDSVGNYRFGLDADGGRMTLSGTVPDVAYRRRAVAIVTATSGVTDVIDRIVVVAPVVPVDSTSAPAGARAPAPGGRMGHM